The Ascaphus truei isolate aAscTru1 chromosome 3, aAscTru1.hap1, whole genome shotgun sequence genome includes a region encoding these proteins:
- the C3H11orf87 gene encoding uncharacterized protein C11orf87 homolog, whose protein sequence is MSAKISKHLGLSVPPCLLNRTSASNTTSCVTEVEPLYQTFSSTLVLIVLATVIFCLVVLSLSTFHMHKSKMKKRKIEKAQEEYERDNRSPEAERGRFYERGNRQASGAHAQDSGCCASPIIQRKEQITLDQDSSVTGASQPEASVLDRASGNLLQTVVLS, encoded by the coding sequence ATGAGTGCCAAGATCTCTAAGCATTTGGGGCTTTCTGTGCCACCGTGTCTGTTAAACAGGACCTCTGCTTCCAATACCACCAGCTGCGTTACAGAAGTGGAACCCTTGTATCAGACTTTTTCATCTACTTTGGTTTTGATAGTCCTGGCGACTGTAATATTTTGCTTGGTTGTCCTTTCACTTAGCACCTTTCATATGCACAAGAGCAAGATGAAGAAACGTAAAATAGAGAAAGCTCAAGAGGAATATGAGAGAGACAACCGCAGTCCGGAGGCAGAAAGAGGTCGTTTCTATGAAAGAGGAAACAGGCAGGCAAGTGGTGCTCATGCTCAAGACAGTGGCTGCTGTGCCTCTCCTATCATACAGAGGAAAGAGCAAATCACCCTAGACCAGGACTCCAGTGTTACTGGAGCATCTCAACCTGAAGCTTCAGTTTTGGACAGAGCTTCAGGGAACTTGCTGCAGACTGTGGTCTTGTCATGA